Genomic window (Enterobacteriaceae bacterium 4M9):
GCTCCCCAGCTGGCGTGCGATACGTGCTAAATCATTCATGGTTTAGCACGTCATTTTACATCCTTAGCACAAAGGTTAATGAAGCTGTTTCTGTGTTATACGACACTAAAATTCTGCTTACCCCCTTCAGGTTGGTAAGGTATCTTCTTCTTCAGGCTCGTCCTTATTATCTTTAGTGATTCTGTTTTTAATATATTGTGATGTACTACAAATCATAGGGAACAGATGAGCATTTGTTGTAATGCAGGCTACCGCTGTCCGGGCGTCTTCCTGTGGCCATAAAGAGAAAGTAAATGACTGTTTATCTAACCACTGGCAAAGGACTGGGTTGTCAACAGAAGCCACGAAGAGGGCTGCAATGGCCCGGCGCTCAGCTCCCTTTTGTGGTTCGACAAAAGACAGCTCATTATGGAAACTGTTGATTATTGCAATTCGGTTATCAATACGAATGTGTCTTTCCAGTAACACATCGTGTAGGTCAGAAAGAACTATTTCCCGCTGAGAGAACTCAAGACATGACCAGAGGAAATGGATATTGACAGCCCGGGACAGTTCATCGGCGGTTGCATCCCTGAACCAGGATGCAAAAATACCCAAACTGTTTTCCATCACTATGCCAGAATCTGATGACGACATTTGTTCAAGAATGAATCGGCTATTTGGGTGCAAGTTGCTGAACGCTTCAATAAGTTTAGAAGGATCTTTGAATATTAAGGATGTTTTTTCATTCAGGTGCTCTGTCAGCAGTCCCATGTCCCTGCTAGGATGATATAAATCATGTAAAAAGACTTTGCCAAGTTTGGAAATGTCTGTTTCACTAATTTTTTCAGTAATGAATTGCTGTCGTGTCTGTACCAGCGCCATTGGGTCTGTGTCTTCTGTTACATTTCTGATGACGTCATACTGGCCTTGAATAAAATTCAGCACAGGAATGTTTTTCATCAGACCGGAGTTAAATAACCTGCACACTGCAGTTTTGATGTAAGGAAGAACGTCATTGTTCTGAAGTGCTCTGAAGATGCGTTCAGCAGAGTTGAAATAACACATATAAGACATCATCGCAGCATCAAACTCTTCCTCATTTTGATGTTCACTGAATGATTCAATGCCGCTGTAATTGCTACGTAATACCATATGGGCTATCGCTTGGGCTGCGAATTCGCTCCTGTAAAGCTCCCTTGTCGCTGAGTTGTTTAAATAGTATGAGTTTAAGGTATTGTTATTCCACTCCGTGCTCAGAATGATTTTTCGGAACTGGACAATATCATCAATGGCCTGACGATTCTTAAGTGCGTTCATTACAGAACTGATATTAGCACTGTCTGGCGCTTCAATAACTTTACGCATTGCCTGCGAAATAAGTGTGATATGTCGGATAATCCCTGGGTTAAACAGATCGACATGCGTTTGCTCACTGGCAAAAAACAGCATTTGCTCCCGACTTTGGTAGCCAATATCCAGGGTTTCAATTGCCAAGTCGGGGTATAAATGTTCCTGACCGGCGAGGTAACTTGCGTAGTACACTCCGTCTACATATTGACTCATTTTCTCCAGTAACGATTCTCCTACCAGGCCCGAGTAGAGATTTGCTTCCTGCAGTAAGGATTCTGCATTTTCAGTTTCCCATTGTTCAGCATTCTGTACCTCATCAAGTTTATTGACAAGAAACGTTACCTGCCTCTCAATGAAAGAATCAAACTTCATCCGTCTGGTTGTTTTAAGGGCTTTCAGACTATGAATTAATACCTCGTCAAATTTTTCCCTGTGTAATACAGCAAAACTCTGATTCATTGTCTGTAGAGCAATGCTGATTTGTGCTTCAACCAGAGCCTGTAAGCTGTCTTCTAACTGAGTAACCGTCACCAGCCAGTCACGCATCTGAATCTGAGGGGCGATACGTTGCCATGCTTCTGAGAAGCCCCACAAATCGATCAGAACTGCAAGCTGAGAGCCATTTGTTGAGCTTATTGCCTCCTTAAGCGGAATATCAAGCAGTTCACTTCTGGCAAGTTCAGTGGTTGATTGGTAGTGAATGCTCATCAGAAACTCACTCCAGCGGGCAGTATCATTATCAAAAATCCTTGATATCTGCAGGATGGTGAGTGTTAACATTTCATCAAAATCATCCGGAGCAATATCCGGTTGAGCCTGATTATTTCGAGGATCGCGCAGCAATACTTTTATATCCCTGTCCCCATACCTGACCACCAGAAGGTAAAGCGCTATAAGGATATGTCTGTACTTTTCCGTCGAGGGGACGGTGAGACTCAGAATATGAATGTCGTTTACGAATTTCTTCATGAGTCTGGGCGTAATCCGGGGATATTCCACAGGTCTCCAGCGTTCCAGTAATACTGTTGCTTCATTGCACGCCAGTTCAACATCTTCATCTACCGTTTCTTTCCAGTACTGTCTGAATGCTTCCTGCCATCCGGCAGAGATAAGCGGTGGAACCTGAAAACTAACCGGGATACGTTTGGCTATAAATTCACGCCCGCTGAAGCCTGCGACGGAAAGTGAAGCGGATACCTGCCTTGCAGAATAGGGAACAACTATCCGGAAATGCTCATGTGTGGCACCTGCGATAAGCTCCATGTCACTCCAGAGCTCTTTGACTTTATCTGCACTGATGCGATCAAGGTTATCGATGATAAGAATAAAGCGTGTTCCCTCAGATATTACTTCCTTTGAGGTGAATCCCCTGAGTGCATCTGACAGTTCAATTGCGCCCACCTCTTTATTGGCTATCCAGGTCTCCTCAATTCTGTCAGTACTGTTTCGTTTGAACAAATCTCCGACGTTTGTGTATCCTCTTTTTCTGTACCAACTTCTGTTTTGCACTAATGCCAGGCACACGACCATCAAGCCTGGTGAAAGAAATGCGGTCATTTCTGCAATAAAAAGCCACCAGACTAGTGGCTTCTCGTTAGCAAAAAAATCGTTAAGGTCTGTCAGGACATAGCGCAACATCTGAACTGACAGTAAAGAAAGCAAGATAAAAATAACGGTCAGCCAGCTCAGTCGACTGCTGACTTTTTTATCATATTCAACAATGTTACCCAGAGCTTGGTTTTTGAATTTATCCAGCCTGTTTTGTGATTCCGGGCATTGCTGGCTAATCCCTTTATGAATGACGTCTATCAGCGCTTTTTTTGTTGAACCGTGATGATATCGTTCGGCATCGAAATTGATGAAGCTAAATTCATCCACGAGTTGTTTCTGAAGGAACTGGAGTATTGTTGATTTACCGGAGCCCAGTTCGCCTTCGAGGCCGATGATATTCACATTAGGTGTTTTAATTACCTGAGCCATATTTTCTGCGACTTTCTCATGGCTGCTGCCACGAAAGAGATCTTGGTCGGCCGGAGATTCTGTTTGTAGTTGTAGAGTCATCCAGAGATTTCCTTGGTTGTTTTATGTTTCTGTTGTAGTCAAAACATATTGGCTACGGTTTTATAGTAAAATATCCAGCAGGATACATAGTGCACCGCAAAGGAATAGTCGAGCATTTTAGAAGGAAAAATGTATATTTTTTCGTAACGTCTATTTCCTGAAGTTGCTCATAGATTCTGGATGTGAGCAGGAGAAACACCCATGTATAATATGCTCCGTCCATCACAAAGATTATTTATCCATAATTTCGATTACTGGGTAAAGAGGCTGACAGAGGATTTTCCTGCCGGAAACACTGTTATACTGATACTCAGTCTGTCCGGAGGCGTTCCGCCGGCAATAAGCAGTAGTGGGGCCTTGCATTGATATTCCCCGGTGGTGGAAATATCGGTCATTGCTTTAATGTCTGCTCCACTGGGTGCGGGAGAACTGCCAGGATGGAAATGCCATTCTCCCAGATACCAGAGTCCTTCCTTCCATCGATCTGCCAGTAGCGCTTTCAGGCCTTTTTTGCCGCGTTGCCATGACGTTCTTCCACTGATAGAGTCTTCAGGGCTTCCTGTCGCTTCTGTGACTACCGCGATATGTCCATTTTCAATATATTTTCCAATCAGGATCCCCCCGGTCTCATTACCGCCTGCTTTAACGCAATTGCTGCGTATTAACTCAGTTACCTGAGGCGTTATCGTGACGCTGTATCCTAGGTCGTCAGTGAAAAACAAAGAGGCGTCATTCGACATTTACTTTCTCCACAGTCCCTTCCGGGTTTTGTCTGTAATACGCATATTGTCGTCCCGTAGTCTTCATTGCGTTCAGGATGAAACGTGTACTTACTGATGCCCATAACTGAATATCTGCTGCCGTTGCCGGAAATACGGCATGCCAGCATCCCATACCTTCGGTATGCCGATCGAGTTCTGCAATGGGAGGTGCCGGGGATTTATCGAAATGGGCCAGGGCATCAACTACCGGGAAACGTGCTTCGGATGCAGCAAAAGCAAACAGACCTTCTGCTTGCCATGAGATGGACAGACTAATAAACAATTTTTCTTCAGGCCATTCAAAAAGAGAAAGGGCTCTGAGGACATTATCATCGGCAGTACAATCAATGATGACATCATAGTTCTTGATAGCCTGACTGGTCTGTAAATTTTCTGGCGGAAACGCTGAGTTAAAAGCCCTGATGCGGGCATCTGGCATCGTGCGATTCAGGTGCTCTGCCAAAGCACTTGCCTTACTGCGGCCAACTGAACTCATGTCAAGAACATGCCTGCTAAGGTTACCCATTGCGACAGTATCATGGTCCATGATGCCCATACGGCAGATCCCCATCCGGAGCAGATTATCTGAAATAGCACTTCCCAGAGCGCCAGCACCAATTATCAGGACTTGTTTCTGCTTCATCTCATCTTCAGCGCCACCACGTGTCCTGACCTGGTCAGGAGCCCAGTTTGACGATTGTAACCAGTATAAATTTTGTGTGGATACTGCGGCTTCTGCATCCCACCTGCGATGGTTTCTTTCACTTACTCTGAATCCGTCACGACGGGAAGATTTGTGACTCAGGTAAGGGCATTTTAGCGCCAGCCAGTGTAAGCGAAAGGGGGCAGAACCGATTTTCTCAGCCAGTGGAAAACCCAGAAGGAGGAAAGAAGGTGTTAACTTAAATCTGTTTTTCCTGATAAAAATGCCTGCTTCGGTGAAGATTTTTTCAAGACTGATCCCCTGGTCTGAAAGCAAGGAATTGAGTTGATACCAGCGGGTGGGAGCCTGCCAGGGGGCAAGCACAGGCAGGTGTTCAAGCATAAGCCAGAGAGCATTGCTGGTTTGCTTTCGGTTATGCATCATTGCAGACCATTCCGGTGTTCTGATGATCCGGTCTTTCTGGTCGTGAAAGCGCGCGATATAGTGAGTATGGTGAGCCCCTGTCAGAGGGGGCACCGATGCAGTCCCCCATTGCCCGGGAGACTGAATCGCCTTGGAGAAGTCCTCACGGGTTTCGCTGAAGCCGACGAGAGGATGGTGTATTGCGCCAGGCAGAACAGGTAACTCCAGCGGCTCGCCTTTCATCACCAGTGAGTTACATGCTGCGGAGTCAATCCATAACATAAGTCGCTGAAGCAGCCATGCTATACGTTGCAGCAATTCTTCAGGTTCATCAGACCAGGAACGTCTTCCAAAAATACTGAGTGATTGTTCAAGGCAGGGTTTCCCTGCACGCCAGGGTAAGGAGGATGCTTGCTGATTAAAATCCTGATGCTGAAATGTTGCATCGATCCCATGTTCTTTATCCGGGTAGATGCGGACTATCTGGTCAAAGCCTTTTGACCAGATGAGAAGATGCCAGGCTGACTCACGAGGCATGAAAAGTGATTCTGGAACGGAAAGCCGGGCTTTAAAACGCAGTGACCATATTTTATCAGGATTCAGGATCCAGTTATCATCGGTATCCATCCCTGGTGCCGCGTGAATGATATTGATAACTGACATCAGAATATCAGGAACCACGGGCCGGTTACTCATTAAGCGAAACGGCCTGATTGTTCCGGCCTGGCTGGCTCTGCTGGCGGAGTAAAGCTCCCCCCGGAACGATCACCACCCTGTGGCCCCGGTAACGGGAATTTGCTTCCCAGTAGTTCCTGCCAGAGTATCCCACTCTCGGTCGCATCCGTTGAGTCTAGAGCCTGTCGCGCAAGCGCTGCTGCTTCACAGACTGCATTATAGAACGCTGTAAAATCCTCCCCGGACAGGCGTGAAAGTACGTTATGCTCAGGTACTCCGTGATCGGATAAGGTGGGCGTCAGATGGAGAAGGGCATGTGTTCTCCATGTCTCCCTGAAGTTCTCGAGCACCTGAACGAGGCCACTGGCCATTGAGAGGGTACCGTCAGAGAGGAGAAAGCCAATCATATGCTCCAGTGGATAACCTTTTGGATATCGCGGGAGTGCATCAGCATTAATCTGGCGCCACCATTTTACCGCTTTGACTAGGTTAATATAGTGCCCATTACAGGACCTGTTTTTGGCCGCAGTCCACTGAATTTGAGCAAGCGGGTGTGTCTTACCCCACGTGCCGGCATCGCGATCAGGAAGGTATAATGGATGAGGTTTCCATTCTTCCTGAGGCGCATCATTTAGCTGTGAAAGGCTGCTGAAGAGGCCGCCATGCGCTGAGGGCGACCAGTTTCTGTTCAGTCTCCAGTCGGTATCTTCCTCAAGTGAGTTGGTTGTTAAAACGGCAGTGGACTTATAAAGGTTTTCAAGTGAACTTCGGCTTGCAGTATCGGTAGGTAACGCCGTGATAACCAGATCTAGGTCGACATAGGACAGTTCAATGCCAAAGGATCGTCCCTGAGGGCGCCATTTCCCTTTATAGTGCTTCTCCAGAAACGGTTCAAAGAGATCCATTGCTTCCTGAGGAGAGAGTTTGTTGTGATCGATATTTGTGACGACAACAATATCGATATCAGGCCGTTTGTCTCCAGTCGGCCGTACCGCGGTGGAACGACGAATACTGCCCTGTAAGAAGGTTGCCACGACAATCTTTTTGAGTTCTTCATCATTATCGAGACGCGATCTGAGGGTTCTGGAACCGACCTTCCAGTCATCCTGTTGTGACGAGGTTGGACGGATATTTGTCATAAACTCTGCAAACTGGGATTTCAGTTCCATGTCATTACACCTTAAATGATGGATGGTAGCTCCCATCAATACGCTGATTGAAATCAAATTCGTATAATACGCAACGCCCCATACTTTCCAGCTGCTGGCCTGTGAAAAAGTTAACGGCGCCGGGGGCTGCACTAAATATATGGACTCTGGCACCAAACTTAACCCGGGCTTTGGCTACCCCATCGGCGATATTTTCTGCAAGCCTTGCCGCGTGAGCACCGCCAGTAATCGCATTTTGCCCCGGACCACCGTCTGGTGTTACATGTAACATGCGTCCGACTTCAGGGTGACAGGAGGCCAGATACTCCCGTACATGGTCAGAAGCGTCCCGTGTAATGCTCATCACGACGGCTATATCTACCCCTTCATTTATATGCTCGATACTTGTTACTGTTGGTCTGATTTCGCTCTGGTCATCTGACCGCCAGACTGAGGTTCCTGCCCGGCCTTTCTGAATAAGTTCAACAGCCATACCTGACTTCAGGCCAAGGCATTTACCTGCGAGGAATGCAACAGAGGAATGAGTATCAAGAAACAGGCGTATACGGCGTTCATGTTGTCTGATGCGTTGAAAAAAATCCTCAACCAGTGGACGAACATTAGTATCCCAGTCTTCATCAGGTGAAAGGTGACGCCCATGGAAGAAATGGAGAAGTGATAATGTATTTTCAGGCGTCGCGTCCATAAAATCAGCCGGGCCGTCACTGAACGAACGAAGAGCCACATTAATAAATTTTCCTGAAGGCTCTGATTTTACCCATCCTTCCTGAAGACAAAGTGCCTCAAATGCTTCACGGGTAAACTGATAAAGCCCCCTGCTTTTTAGCGCTTTGGCTGCGCCATCGTACCTGAACTCCGAACCGGAAGTGCAGGGGGTGAGGCCTATTATCTGAAATTTAATGTTGACATCATCGCGGAGTCTTTCCAGAGAGGGCTGGTTAGCATGAACATGGAAATTCTTTAGGATTTTGAACAATTCGTCATTATCTTTGAGCCCGAGGTGAGTACGCCATAGTTTACGTACACGCCCCATTTTACTGCTATCTGTCTTTCCTTCTGATAGCTTGTCAGTGCGGAGCCTTCCGTTTTCACTGGAGATCAGTTCACCGAGAAGGTCCCCATCTTTAATACTGTCAGTAGTGACCAGATGGAATGCAGCATCCCCGGAAGAAGATAACTTTGCCTCCTGAAGCCTTTCCAGCAATGATGTGGTCTGAGCGCCTATAAATTCGGGCAAAACTAAGTCTTCATATCCAAACCGGCCCGCTCTGACTACGTGAAATTTAATTTGAAAATAATCAGCAGATATGCGCTCTGGGCCGCAACTTGCTCGGGAAGGAGAATAGCGGATGATAACATCGTCAAAAGCCTTAGGCCCATCAGCTTCATATGATACTTCAATGACGTGGGGAGTGTCAGGATCCCGTAACGCAGCAGCCTTTATCCAGAAGAAACGCGACTGATAGTCATCACCATGCCATCTTGCTGTTACCGCAGTTACCATAGGATTTATTCTGAAGGGTGGATTGGGGAAACGTTAACAATAAAAATTTGTTAAATCAAGATACTGAGAGAAGTGCTATCCCTTGGCTCATTTTTTTATGAAAACATTCAGTTGCTGTCGACTGTAGGCAGAATGCAGTTGCGCCAGCCTGCTTTGGGGCTTCAGTAAATTTTTTATTATTTATTTATGTGAGAAGAGGGATTTGTCCGGGTATTTCGTGGATGAAAGGGGCCGCTTGGAAAACGGAAAATATCCTACGCTAAGCCTTTTATTGTACTGATTGGTATCTGCCGAGTGTAATGAACGGTATTTCCCCTGCCCTGGTTTGAGGTTTGTTCGCCAGACGTAATCTCCACTTAGGTTGATGTGTTCCCATTCCAGCGGGGACAGATGAGAAATCAGCTGGCCATTGAATGGAATCCCTTTTCGCTTCACAGAATCTATGGCTCTTTCTATATATACCGTATTCCAGAGTGAGATCGCTGTAGTCAACAAAGTCAGCTCACTGGTCCGATAAAAGCAGGCCAGCAATAATTGCAAATGCAGATAAAGTTTCAATGTATGTTGGTCGGGCAATCGGCGCTATGTAACAGACTTGGCTGCAGCCACTCAAATGTGCCTTAGGCGGGGATTTGAGTGACCTATGTTACATGTGGTCCTGAGCCGCCTTAATTTCTATTTCGAGCACTTAGTAGTCGTTCAATCTGAGGGAGGGAGGGGGGGTAAGGGGGTGAAGGTGGTGGGGGTAATTCGCGAGCAGGGGGGAGGGGGGGTGGGGGGTGGGCATTATGTCTCCCGAGGCTGGCGCGCAATATGGTTGTGAGGAATGAACGGGAATTTGAGAAAAGTGGGGGGGGGGGGGGGGGGGGGGGTGGGGGGTGTTGGGAGGGGGGAGTGGGATGGTACGGGTTGTTGTGGTAGTGGTGATATAAGTATATTCATGTGGGGGTTGAAGGTGGGGAGGCGAGGGGGTGAGGGTGGACGGTGCGGGGATTGTATGGGGGAATTTAAGGTTATAGTGAGGAAGTGGAGGAGTAGTTAGGGGTCTAGTTATATTGTTGGGATAGTTAGCAGGGCCACAAGTCTAGTCTATTGGTGGGTACGGAATGGATGATGATTGTCATGTATGGACATGGCGGTAGAAGGTGAGGGGGGGGTGGGGGGTTGTATGTGGTTGAATTGTGGTGGAGAACGTTGAGTAATAGATGATAGGGGATGTTGGGTATGATATTTTTTGGGTAGAGAAGGGAATTAGTTCACTAATGTTGTGATGAAGGTAAGGGTGAAAGAGGGAAGTGTGTTTTGGATTTGGGGGATGGATATTCGGAGTGAGAGAGGGGGGGTGGAAGTTAGTTGTGTTGTGAAGATCTTGAACGATTTGTGGATTAAAGAGTTCTAAGTGGTTTAGGGAGCGGGATGGGGTTGGATTTAGGTATGATAACGGAAGGGGGTTGAACAAAGAGGTGGAGGTATTTGGTGTTGGGTGAGATTGGTGAATTTTGATGATTATTTGATTAGGTTCTCTCTATATATATGAAATGGAGGTTTAATTAGGAAGAGGTTGGATATAGGGAATGTTTAAGCGGTTTAAGGTTAGAGTTTTTGAATCGGTGTAGGGTGATTGTATGGGTGTGGTGGAGAGTGTGGTGGTTGAGGTGGGTGAAATGTGTGTGGGAAAAAGAGGAAAGAGAGAGGGGGTAGGGTGAGTGTAAGGGGGGGAAGTGAAAGATATTGTAGTAGCGTTGTGTGGGGTTTGATATTGTAGAGGGGGTGTGAAATAAAGTTAGAATATTGGTGAGGATTAGTCAGGGGAGTGGAAAGGTCGACGCGGATTTGGTATGTGACTTCGGTGGTTGATCTGCGCGTTCGGCAAGTCATGCTGATCGATAGTGATTGCGGCCGTCCGGAGAATGTACCGTCTAGGAGTGCGCACTGCTATCCCGGCCGGCAACGGGGACTTCGTGATTATGGCTATGTTCGTATAGGTAGAAGATATCGGGTGCTTCTGAACTTTTTGCGGTACATATACATGTGCGGTGGGGAAATGGTCATGATGTCAAAGACAATGTCGATGTTTGCTCTGGCTGACATCAACAACTTTTATACGTCCTGTGAAACGGTGTTCCGCCCGGATTTAAAGGGAAAACCCGTGGTGGTGGTCTCTAACAACGACGGTTGCGTAATTTCGCGTTCAGCAGAGGCAAAAGCGCTCGGCATTACGATGGGAGAACCTTTTTTTAAATTGAAAAATAAAATATTTCCCTCCGCAGTGCACGTATTCAGCTCAAACTATGCCCTTTATGCCGACCTCAGCGCGCGAGTTATGCAGACGCTGACGGAGATGTCGCCATCCATCGAGATCTATTCAATCGATGAAGCCTTTATCGACTTATCTGGTGTAGCTAGCTGCATGTCGCTGACAGATTTTGGCAAAACCGTGAGAAACCAAGTGTTTAAAAGTACCGGGCTCACGATCGGGATCGGCGCTTCGCAAACCAAAACGTTAGCGAAATTAGCAAATTACGCAGCAAAGAGATGGCCTGGTACGGGAGGCGTGGTTGATTTATCTGACATATCACGTCAGCGAAAGCTGTTAGAGCGTGTGCCTGTAGAGGAGGTGTGGGGGGTAGGAAGGCGCATCAGCAAAAAACTGAACGTTATGGGGATCAGTACAGCGCTGGACTTAGCCAATAGCTCACCGTGGGTAATCAAAAAGCATTTCAACGTTGTTCTGGAAAGAACGTTGCGTGAGCTGCGTGGTGAACCGTGTCTGGCGCTTGAGGAGTTCGCGCCAGATAAGCAATAGATTATGTGCAGCCGATCTTTTGGGTATCGTATTACCGAGTATGCAGATATGCGTCGGGGGGGCAGTGGGGGGGGGGTGCTGGCACGGGCTGGGGGTGGCGGCAGGTGGGGTGGTGAGCGTAATGGCAGAATAAGTTGGGGGGGAGGGGTTTGGGCGATGAAGGGGGGTGGGGAAGTTTGGGGGGGGGGGTAGGTGGGGTTGGGGATGGGGAATTTAAATAAGTATAAATATGGTTGTTGGGTGGTGTTTAATTTGATGAGGTTTGGTATTATCAGTGAGGTGGAAGAGGTTTGATTGAGGGAGGATAATGATATGATGGTGGAGTGGGTGTAAATATGTTTTAGGGATGGTGAGAGGTAGGGGGTGAGCGATATGAAATAGTTGGGGGGGTGTCAATTGGATAGAGAGAAGTTTAGTTGTGATAAATAGATGGTAGGTAGAGTAGGATGGGTTCGAGGACTGATTTGTAAGTATGGGGGGAGGGAAGGAGGATTTGACAGGGGCTTGGATAAGGGTGATGTGGGACATACAAGGATGTCTACTTAGCGAGTGGATTGGAGAAGGGAGAATTTGATATGGTTGGAGGGGGAGGTATGGGGAGGTGGGCAGGATGAGTATGGTTGGGAGGAGCAGCGATGGGGGACGTGAGTTGGGACATCATGGGTCTAGAGCTAGGAATTGATTATGTTAAGGAGATTGATGGGGGGGGGGTAGAGTATCACTAGTTTGTTGCGCATACGGTTGGATGACTAGAGGGGGGATTGAAGGAGAGCTGTGAAATTTTGGGGACGTGTTGGGAGGCTTAGGAGGCGACATGCGGGCATGGGTGGTGTGTCAGAGAATGGATGGGAAGGGGACAGAATTGTGGGGGTAGATGAGAACAGGGGAGAAAGATGGTGAGTATCAGGGGGGGGTTGAATGTTATTGAGAGCTAGGTGTACGTGAATACAGTGTGTGATGTGATTGAGATAGGGGTATAATTGGTAGAAAGGGTGACTATCGAGGTGGAAGGGAATGGATGGTTGTAAGAGAATGTGGGTATTGGTAAGTATATATCAGAATTACAGGGGCGGCAGGTGGAGGACGGCTGTGGACGAAGTTGGGACGAC
Coding sequences:
- a CDS encoding thiamine biosynthesis protein ThiF, with protein sequence MVPDILMSVINIIHAAPGMDTDDNWILNPDKIWSLRFKARLSVPESLFMPRESAWHLLIWSKGFDQIVRIYPDKEHGIDATFQHQDFNQQASSLPWRAGKPCLEQSLSIFGRRSWSDEPEELLQRIAWLLQRLMLWIDSAACNSLVMKGEPLELPVLPGAIHHPLVGFSETREDFSKAIQSPGQWGTASVPPLTGAHHTHYIARFHDQKDRIIRTPEWSAMMHNRKQTSNALWLMLEHLPVLAPWQAPTRWYQLNSLLSDQGISLEKIFTEAGIFIRKNRFKLTPSFLLLGFPLAEKIGSAPFRLHWLALKCPYLSHKSSRRDGFRVSERNHRRWDAEAAVSTQNLYWLQSSNWAPDQVRTRGGAEDEMKQKQVLIIGAGALGSAISDNLLRMGICRMGIMDHDTVAMGNLSRHVLDMSSVGRSKASALAEHLNRTMPDARIRAFNSAFPPENLQTSQAIKNYDVIIDCTADDNVLRALSLFEWPEEKLFISLSISWQAEGLFAFAASEARFPVVDALAHFDKSPAPPIAELDRHTEGMGCWHAVFPATAADIQLWASVSTRFILNAMKTTGRQYAYYRQNPEGTVEKVNVE
- a CDS encoding SAVED domain-containing protein — its product is MVTAVTARWHGDDYQSRFFWIKAAALRDPDTPHVIEVSYEADGPKAFDDVIIRYSPSRASCGPERISADYFQIKFHVVRAGRFGYEDLVLPEFIGAQTTSLLERLQEAKLSSSGDAAFHLVTTDSIKDGDLLGELISSENGRLRTDKLSEGKTDSSKMGRVRKLWRTHLGLKDNDELFKILKNFHVHANQPSLERLRDDVNIKFQIIGLTPCTSGSEFRYDGAAKALKSRGLYQFTREAFEALCLQEGWVKSEPSGKFINVALRSFSDGPADFMDATPENTLSLLHFFHGRHLSPDEDWDTNVRPLVEDFFQRIRQHERRIRLFLDTHSSVAFLAGKCLGLKSGMAVELIQKGRAGTSVWRSDDQSEIRPTVTSIEHINEGVDIAVVMSITRDASDHVREYLASCHPEVGRMLHVTPDGGPGQNAITGGAHAARLAENIADGVAKARVKFGARVHIFSAAPGAVNFFTGQQLESMGRCVLYEFDFNQRIDGSYHPSFKV